The following are encoded in a window of Microbacterium sp. LWO13-1.2 genomic DNA:
- the era gene encoding GTPase Era: MKENDEMTEQTRSGFVTFVGRPNVGKSTLTNALVGEKIAITSEKPQTTRRAIRGIVNRPEGQLVIVDTPGIHKPRTLLGERLNNLVEQVLGDVDVIGFCVPATEKVGPGDRRIAASLDGYARAKKIAIVTKTDAAGRDQITERLMEVDALREDWDAVIPLSALTRDQLEVLCDEVLSLMPVGPALYDEGITTDESEEDRIAEIIREAALEGVRDELPHSIAVVIDDIAPRENSDLTDVHAQIVVERDSQKAIIIGHKGSRLADVGKRARVGIEELLGTRVFLGLHVKVAKEWQRDPKQLGRLGF; this comes from the coding sequence ATGAAGGAGAACGACGAGATGACTGAGCAGACGCGAAGCGGGTTCGTGACCTTCGTCGGCCGGCCCAATGTGGGCAAATCCACACTGACGAACGCCCTGGTCGGCGAGAAGATCGCGATCACCAGCGAGAAGCCGCAGACGACCCGACGGGCGATCCGCGGCATCGTGAATCGGCCCGAAGGGCAGCTCGTGATCGTCGACACCCCCGGCATCCACAAGCCGAGGACGCTCCTGGGCGAACGACTGAACAATCTCGTCGAGCAGGTTCTCGGCGATGTCGACGTCATCGGCTTCTGCGTTCCTGCCACCGAGAAGGTGGGTCCGGGTGACCGGCGGATCGCCGCTTCTCTGGACGGTTATGCACGGGCGAAGAAGATCGCGATCGTGACGAAGACGGATGCGGCCGGCCGCGACCAGATCACGGAACGCCTGATGGAGGTCGACGCCCTTCGCGAGGACTGGGACGCCGTGATCCCGCTGTCGGCGCTGACGCGCGACCAGCTGGAAGTGTTGTGCGATGAGGTTCTCTCCCTGATGCCGGTGGGGCCGGCGCTCTACGACGAGGGAATCACGACGGACGAGTCCGAAGAGGACCGGATCGCCGAGATCATTCGCGAAGCAGCTCTCGAGGGTGTGCGAGACGAATTGCCGCACTCGATCGCGGTCGTGATCGACGACATCGCGCCGCGTGAGAACAGCGACCTCACGGACGTGCACGCCCAGATCGTCGTCGAGCGCGACAGCCAGAAGGCCATCATCATCGGCCACAAAGGGTCTCGGCTGGCGGATGTCGGCAAGCGCGCACGGGTGGGGATCGAGGAGCTGCTCGGCACGCGGGTCTTCCTGGGACTGCACGTAAAGGTCGCGAAGGAGTGGCAGCGCGACCCGAAGCAGCTCGGCAGACTCGGGTTCTGA
- a CDS encoding sigma-70 family RNA polymerase sigma factor, protein MSGGSHDRETRRNEIFNRIFDEHWAPVRHHIEWIVDDDAEVSEVLSEVFLLAWSRLDPDRPMGRIWLLRAADRRLRGRARRPRPRTKMLEVVHEELGGEPHRIGPVGRAAVLDAFTALSARERRIIMLTYWDGLSVGDIAEMLRTPHAGVSRTLRRAQERLRIRLNAEGGPDE, encoded by the coding sequence ATGAGCGGCGGAAGCCACGACCGGGAAACGCGCCGCAATGAGATCTTCAACCGGATCTTCGACGAGCACTGGGCACCGGTCCGCCACCATATCGAGTGGATCGTCGACGACGATGCCGAGGTGTCCGAGGTGCTCTCGGAGGTGTTCCTGCTGGCGTGGTCGCGACTTGATCCCGACCGCCCCATGGGACGGATCTGGCTGCTTCGTGCTGCGGACCGCAGGTTGCGGGGACGTGCGCGGCGCCCGCGCCCGCGGACGAAGATGCTCGAGGTCGTGCACGAGGAGCTCGGCGGGGAACCGCACAGAATCGGGCCGGTGGGCCGAGCGGCCGTACTCGACGCATTCACAGCCCTCAGCGCCCGCGAGCGGCGTATCATCATGCTCACATACTGGGATGGGTTGTCCGTGGGGGACATCGCCGAGATGCTGCGCACCCCGCACGCGGGAGTGAGCAGAACCTTGCGTCGGGCGCAGGAGAGGCTGCGCATCCGTCTGAACGCGGAGGGGGGACCGGATGAGTGA